Proteins encoded together in one Porites lutea chromosome 2, jaPorLute2.1, whole genome shotgun sequence window:
- the LOC140927814 gene encoding TNF receptor-associated factor 2-like: MPGYKLSSADRLVIDKKNLCPKCEGLLREAVQTIACGHRYCKTCVDTILWQEVGKCIIDGSDIHREQVFLDRFVEREIQSLLVHCIHQEEGCDWKDELRKREDHEAVCEYVQVPCVHSECGELVTRANLVEHLEKWCQFRMGKCDYCQTLVEFAFLKDHQDSQCPSVPVACTECGRKDIPRSQITAHIDPVNGDCEELQSSCPWAQIGCPVTKTMKLQERRKHEEENASGHLMLLFQTVMQLFSMVGRTMRESGHLSMNGVDLPKQKDLERYAKQVESILKENEELKSKLVQQEERIRQLESSRQNRSNSASAFDPTFAKELLQRLTTEEGKTANLELLLVEANRLNEELQRKVSTLARQQESSNGTTDRLQRQFESMSHSLALRNVMLTDLDESVRQQEVSSHDGILLWKITEFAKKRQDAASGQQTSFYSPCFFTSRHGYKMCARIYLNGDGIGRGTHISVFFVVMRGEYDALLRWPFRQKVTFMLLDQNNVEHVIDSFRPDPNSSSFQRPRRETNIASGCPTFCPLSELNDHAYVRDDTMFLKVIVDTTDL; the protein is encoded by the exons ATGCCTGGATATAAGTTATCTTCCGCGGACCGATTAGTAatcgacaaaaaaaatttatgcCCTAAATGTGAGGGCCTTCTTAGAGAAGCTGTGCAAACAATAGCATGTGGTCATAGGTACTGCAAAACATGCGTGGACACGATTCTTTG GCAAGAAGTTGGAAAGTGCATCATCGATGGATCAGATATTCATAGAGAACAG GTATTTTTGGACCGCTTTGTAGAGCGTGAGATTCAGTCACTTTTGGTCCATTGCATTCATCAAGAAGAAGGATGTGATTGGAAAGACGAGCTTAGAAAACGAGAG GATCACGAGGCTGTGTGTGAGTACGTTCAAGTTCCATGCGTGCATTCAGAATGTGGTGAACTGGTGACTAGAGCAAATCTGGTAGAGCATCTTGAGAAGTGGTGTCAATTCAGAATGGGAAAATGTGACTACTGCCAAACACTTGTAGAGTTTGCATTTTTGAAG GATCACCAGGACTCTCAGTGTCCCTCTGTCCCTGTGGCTTGCACAGAATGTGGAAGAAAGGACATACCTCGTTCTCAG ATAACTGCCCATATTGATCCGGTAAATGGAGACTGTGAGGAATTACAATCAAGTTGTCCCTGGGCGCAAATTGGATGCCCTGTGACAAAG ACTATGAAGCTGCAAGAACGAAGGAAGCATGAAGAGGAAAATGCTTCCGGTCACCTGATGCTCCTTTTTCAGACCGTAATGCAGCTGTTCTCGATGGTTGGTAGGACCATGCGGGAATCTGGACACTTGTCAATGAATGGCGTAGATCTACCAAAACAGAAAGATTTGGAACGCTATGCTAAACAAGTTGAGAGtatactgaaagaaaatgaagaactcaAATCAAAACTGGTTCAACAAGAAGAACGAATAAGGCAACTGGAAAGTTCTAGACAGAACAGGTCAAACTCAGCATCGGCATTTGATCCAACGTTCGCCAAAGAGCTTTTACAGAGGTTAACTACAGAAGAAGGAAAGACGGCCAACCTCGAGCTTTTGCTCGTTGAAGCAAACAGATTAAATGAAGAACTTCAGAGAAAGGTGTCTACCCTAGCCAGGCAACAGGAGTCTTCGAATGGAACAACTGATCGGCTACAAAGACAGTTCGAGTCCATGAGTCACTCACTAGCACTTCGTAATGTTATGCTGACAGATTTGGACGAATCTGTAAGGCAGCAGGAAGTCTCCAGTCACGATGGAATTTTGCTTTGGAAAATCACCGAGTTCGCTAAAAAACGGCAAGACGCCGCCTCCGGGCAACAGACGTCATTTTACAGCCCTTGCTTCTTTACCAGCCGCCATGGATACAAGATGTGCGCGCGCATCTACTTGAATGGTGATGGTATTGGAAGAGGGACACACATCTCAGTATTCTTTGTTGTCATGCGTGGTGAGTACGATGCGTTACTCCGCTGGCCATTCAGACAGAAGGTAACGTTCATGCTGCTGGATCAGAATAACGTAGAACACGTGATCGACTCCTTCAGACCTGATCCAAACAGCTCATCCTTTCAGAGACCAAGAAGAGAAACAAACATCGCTAGTGGGTGCCCTACATTCTGTCCTTTGTCGGAGTTAAACGATCATGCCTACGTTCGAGACGATACTATGTTTCTCAAGGTCATAGTCGATACGACGGATTTATAA
- the LOC140927790 gene encoding TNF receptor-associated factor 2-like, with protein MPGYELSSVDRSEIDKKHLCPKCQGLLREAVQTIACGHRYCKTCVETILRQEVGKCIIDGSDIHGEQVFLDRFVEREIQSLLVHCIHQEEGCDWKDQLRKREDHEAVCEYVQVPCVHSGCGELVTRSRLVEHLEKSCQFRMEKCDHCQTLIEFSFLEKHQESQCPSVPVTCTECGRKDIPRSQMRAHIDLVNGDCEEIQSSCPWTQIGCPETKTMKLQERRMHEEENASGHLMLLFQTVMQLFSMVGKTMRESGLVSMNGVNLPKQKDLERYAKQVENTLKENEGLKSKLAQQEERIRQLESSRQNSSNSATAFDSTLAKELLQRMTTEEGKTANLELLLVEANRLSEELLRKVSNVARQQESSNGTTDRLQRQFESMSHSLALRNVMLTDLDEYVRQQEVSSHDGILLWKITEFAKKRQDAVSGHQTSFYSPCFFTSRYGYKMCARIYLNGDGIGRGTHISVFFVVMRGEYDALLRWPFRQKVTFMLLDQNNVEHVIDSFRPDPNSSSFQRPKRETNIASGCPTFCPLSELNDHAYVREDTMFLKVIVDTTDL; from the exons ATGCCTGGATATGAGTTATCTTCTGTGGACCGATCAGAAATCGATAAAAAACATTTATGCCCTAAATGTCAGGGTCTTCTTAGAGAAGCTGTTCAAACAATAGCGTGTGGTCATAGATACTGTAAGACATGTGTGGAAACCATTCTTAG GCAAGAAGTTGGAAAGTGCATCATCGATGGATCAGATATTCATGGAGAACAG GTATTTTTGGACCGCTTTGTCGAGCGTGAGATACAGTCACTGTTGGTCCATTGCATTCATCAAGAAGAAGGATGTGATTGGAAAGACCAGCTTAGAAAACGAGAG GATCACGAGGCTGTGTGTGAGTATGTTCAAGTTCCATGCGTGCATTCAGGATGCGGTGAACTGGTGACTAGATCACGCCTGGTGGAGCATCTTGAGAAGTCGTGTCAATTCAGAATGGAAAAATGTGACCACTGCCAAACTCTTAttgagttttcatttttggag AAACACCAAGAATCTCAGTGTCCCTCCGTCCCTGTGACTTGCACAGAATGTGGGAGAAAGGACATACCTCGTTCTCAG ATGCGTGCCCATATTGATCTGGTAAATGGAGACTGTGAAGAAATACAATCAAGTTGTCCATGGACGCAAATTGGATGCCCTGAGACTAAG aCTATGAAGCTTCAGGAACGAAGAATGCATGAAGAGGAAAATGCTTCCGGTCACCTGATGCTCCTATTTCAGACCGTAATGCAGCTCTTCTCGATGGTTGGGAAGACCATGCGGGAATCTGGTCTCGTGTCAATGAATGGCGTAAATCTACCAAAACAAAAAGATTTGGAACGCTATGCTAAACAAGTTGAGAATacactgaaagaaaatgaaggaCTAAAATCAAAACTGGCACaacaagaagaaagaataaGGCAACTGGAAAGTTCTAGACAGAATAGCTCAAACTCAGCAACAGCATTTGATTCAACGCTCGCCAAAGAGCTTTTACAGAGGATGACTACAGAAGAAGGAAAGACAGCCAATCTCGAACTTTTACTCGTTGAAGCAAATAGATTAAGTGAAGAACTACTAAGAAAGGTGTCTAACGTAGCCAGGCAACAGGAATCTTCGAATGGAACAACTGATCGGCTACAAAGACAGTTCGAGTCCATGAGTCACTCACTAGCACTTCGTAATGTTATGCTGACAGATTTGGACGAATATGTGAGGCAGCAGGAAGTCTCCAGTCACGATGGAATCTTGCTTTGGAAAATCACCGAGTTCGCTAAAAAACGGCAAGACGCCGTCTCCGGGCATCAGACGTCATTTTACAGCCCGTGTTTCTTTACCAGTCGCTATGGATACAAGATGTGTGCGCGCATCTACTTGAATGGTGATGGTATTGGAAGAGGGACACACATCTCGGTATTCTTTGTTGTCATGCGTGGTGAGTACGATGCGTTACTCCGCTGGCCATTCAGACAGAAGGTAACGTTCATGCTGCTGGATCAGAATAACGTAGAACACGTGATCGACTCCTTCAGACCTGACCCAAACAGCTCATCCTTCCAGAGAccaaaaagagaaacaaacatCGCTAGTGGGTGCCCTACATTCTGTCCTTTGTCGGAATTAAACGATCATGCCTACGTCCGAGAGGATACTATGTTTCTGAAGGTCATAGTGGACACGACAGATTTATaa